A portion of the Cryptomeria japonica chromosome 5, Sugi_1.0, whole genome shotgun sequence genome contains these proteins:
- the LOC131034235 gene encoding acid phosphatase 1, with the protein MRTMYNTLLLFNVLALLFSNAWCQCTELEYEADNSTDCLSWRLSVEVNNVRNWWTVPEDCLAYVKQYMVGGQYEKDLQSTVDLITSYMEKIELAGDGMDAWVLDVDDTALSNLEYYKGRKFGGMPFDRFSFNNWAMRGRSVALPAILDLYNKLKVSGFKVFFLTGRDESQRKVTQRNLQSQGYNDYDGLILRGHFEKGKGAVVFKSHKRQELIENGYYIWGNVGDQWSDITGDYVGNRTFKLPNPMYFVP; encoded by the exons ATGAGGACCATGTACAATACCCTTCTGTTGTTCAATGTTTTGGCATTGTTGTTCAGCAATGCATGGTGTCAATGCACTGAACTTGAGTATGAAGCAgataatagcacagattgcttgagcTGGAGGCTGAGTGTGGAAGTAAATAATGTAAGGAATTGGTGGACAGTTCCAGAGGACTGCTTGGCATATGTTAAGCAGTATATGGTGGGTGGACAGTATGAGAAAGATCTTCAATCTACAGTGGACCTGATTACTTCCTACATGGAAAAGATTGAGCTGGCAGGTGATGGAATGGATGCATGGGTCTTGGATGTAGATGATACTGCTTTGTCTAATCTTGAATACTACAAAGGAAGAAAATTTGG CGGAATGCCTTTTGATCGATTCTCATTCAACAATTGGGCTATGAGAGGAAGGTCTGTAGCTTTGCCTGCTATTTTGGATTTGTATAACAAATTGAAGGTGTCAGGGTTTAAAGTTTTCTTTCTCACTGGAAGGGATGAATCCCAGAGAAAAGTCACACAAAGAAACCTACAATCCCAAGGATACAATGATTATGATGGTCTGATCTTAAG AGGCCACTTTGAAAAAGGGAAGGGTGCGGTAGTGTTTAAGTCGCATAAGAGGCAAGAATTGATAGAGAATGGATATTATATTTGGGGAAATGTAGGTGATCAATGGAGTGATATTACAGGGGATTATGTGGGAAATCGCACATTCAAACTTCCTAATCCCATGTACTTTGTTCCTTGA